ATACGATCTCCAGTGCCCAAAGTAATTGGACATATCTGAAAATAGCCAGACCACCGACAAGCTCTGCCCAAATTAATAGAAAAGCGTCTcgtaaagattttttacccTCAACTAATTCTTCTAAATGAGTATAAGGACAAGCGGTTGCGTCTTCCCAGACCATTGACCACCATACGGTCAacacaaacaaataaattgcaTACATCGACACTCCCCAATTGTCAgcaactatttttaaataaattttaatggtaatttaaaaaaaaaccaaagttatttatttatacatacttATAATAAGTTCGAAACAAGCCCCACATAATTCAGCAGTGGCTATACCCTCGAGAAATAACGCTCGTAAAAAAGGCCTTTGTGTATAAAATTTAGCATATCTTCTAGCCCAATACGCCAACAAACTCGTCAGGACAATGTAAAGTGTTGAAACGGCCAAGGCAATAAATGACGCTCCCATTACTCTTTCTCTCTACGCTTATTATATCTTGTCACTTGccctctatttttttttctcttctcaAACTCTaactcattttaaataaaataataataaataaaaacaaacggTTAATTAGTGTCAATTAAacaattgtaaatataaataaaccaGTCTGCTATAGGCTTGGAGCTGATTAAATAAAAGCTGTGACTATTCAGCACTagactataaaattaaaattgactaGCTTATTAATTCGAATTGCGTAACGCAATGGAGTGAAtactaataacaataataataaaactcatgcatttattatcaaatagCCATGATAAAAAACTTACAGGtggtattttataaactttcttTATGATATAATTAAAGTGTGTAACCGGTAACAAACAATCAAATACTGAGCATGATCTTGAAAacaaatttaagtattttttaaaaatatttaaacatttagtgggaataaaaataaaagagacaGAGGTACTTTTGGCAAATATCAGTGAAGGTAAACTAGACAAGCAAAGACACTTGCAATTTAGTCTGCCAAATCATTTAATACTATAAATAACATTGACGTAATTGTCTGATCTGATATATAGGAAAAACCTTGTCATTGCAAtcattgttttgtttttttttgttttttattataaatcgtatattattataataataatattaatattaataataataataattattaaagtcTTATTAATTGAGATTTATTCTCAATTATCAAGTACTAACTACATacttttacaattaataaatttgtatattattttaatgatgacGAATTATAGCTTAAAAGTAACTCACTTGACATtgacaatataaaaaaaaggtaaagaaaaacaaataataatgtcatttaatatttaatattatttacaagAATCCAAAGAATCACCCTTGTGCTTTTTAACAGGAATTGGTGGTGTGATTGCTGCTGTATCTTGTGTGTCTGGTTCTTTTTGCATTAACCTTGGAATCCGTTTACTTCTTAATATAGCCGTGTTTGTATTTGGAGTTggtctattttattaaaaaaaaaataataataataaatttattttaatattaaacatttacttatttaattaaataattatgacttgACATACTTGGATTTAATATCAAGAAGCATTTCAACAGAATTAAGTTCTCCGGAACTGGTACTTGAAGCCGATGAATATGGTACAAGTGTAAAAAGTGTTTTACGAGGTGTTAATTCTTGTGAATCATTTTGGGATTGTtgatgctgctgctgctgttgttgttgattgttattatttatattgtttgaTGATTGTTCATCTTCAACTTTATTTCTTTTAGCCTCACTCTCGGTCTTTGGAGTTTTAAGATCAGATTTTTCCGAATTTTCAGACTTGGGTTTTAGTTTGCCGTCTTGCGTTGGAAACTGAACACTCggcaaaataatatttttgtcaccTTTAGTgtcattcattaattttattagaagaTTTGATAATTCTTCACGTTTTCTCGTCACTACTATTTCTTCAAACCAATTTTTAAGAGTTTTTATTGGTATTGTGTAATTCTTTATTGGGTcctataacaattaaaattataaataaatttaaatttaaataacaatatacttaaaaaaaaaatataaatatataccttGAAGAAACTTTCAacatattgtaataaataaagtccACAGTCGGTAAAATTAGATTGTTGTGGTACCTTTGGACATGCACCTTTTATAGTATCTTTAGAAAATACTTTTTCTTTACCAAGTTTCGCTTGATACTCGCAACTCAAGTAATCACGCAGGGTTGCAACGACACGAGAACGACTTGCACCCTTGAgtgaatcaaaaattaaaatacaggGCGACCTAAATGGCTCTTCGTCAGGTTCGGATGAAACAACCGGTGATGATGGTTTTTCAACAGGAGTTATAGAAACAGAAGTAGCAGAATCACCCTCAGCAGCGTCACTTGATTCCTCGTCGTCCTCACTGTCCATATCTAATTCATCTTCATCTCCCTCAGCTTCATCTCTCTCAGAATCTTCATCAGCTTGATcaattgttattgttgttgttgtagcAACAGGTGTTATTGTTGTACTTCCAATAGTCAATGTCTGAACTTTaagttctttatttttttttaattttttagtatcaGGTTCTTTAGTGATTACATGTGAAGGTAAAATGGTACCAACAAGTCCTGGATAACAAATAATTGCCAAAAACCAATGAGCATGCTCATTTATTGGAATTATTACAaaatctttttcaaaaatattaacatttttagtCCATTTTTGTACACGAGCATGACGTTTTGCTGCTGGTGATACAGAATTCGTAGTATCTGCTGATTGAGCATGACGACTTGTTAaacgtttataaaaatatgaactaAACACATGGGTACGATTTTGATCCTCTTCTGACAGTACTTcaagtgttaaatattttaaataaaagtctaTTATTAcgtcatttaaaaattgatcttCACCAAGACAAGAATAATCTTCAGTATTAATTGCTATTCCACTTTTAGCTGGCGGTGGTGGATAAACagttaatttttgaacaaCACGATCATTAGGACGACCATTTAcaatattactattatttattgctgtTGACGACGACGAGGATGATGATAATCCTGCTactgtttgttttttaatcatcaattGCATCTGTGAATTATCTTTTGGTGATGCACGTACAAGAATATCATTTGCTTCCTTGCCATTTAAATCCTCCATTTTCGATCCCaatggaaaaataaacttacaaatatttttagcctcctcagatattttttcaggTAATAGTGTTATTCTCTTGTGTGTTTGATCTTTACCAGCAGGATCATAATATGGACCTTTTGAATCTTGCATACCCAATAGCTCACGTATATTTGCTCCACAATTTGGActagtgtaaaaaaataataccggCATTGCTTTACCAAAATGTATCAATACTTtaacaatttcatttattttaacatttattgTAACACATTGATTCTGATCCTCAAGCAGTGGTACTACTAATTTTAATccatgtttatttaaaattatt
This sequence is a window from Microplitis mediator isolate UGA2020A chromosome 3, iyMicMedi2.1, whole genome shotgun sequence. Protein-coding genes within it:
- the LOC130665514 gene encoding aquaporin-11 → MGASFIALAVSTLYIVLTSLLAYWARRYAKFYTQRPFLRALFLEGIATAELCGACFELIIIADNWGVSMYAIYLFVLTVWWSMVWEDATACPYTHLEELVEGKKSLRDAFLLIWAELVGGLAIFRYVQLLWALEIVSTHKNRAFDDCSTDLQVPVIIGAFIECIATCMCRVVSRGLGELNSKLGSIIDAFVGTTLVVAAFNYSGGYFNPALATSLKYGCLGSTFMEHVIVYWIGACAGSIASLRVYQLPIIQNYLQRLKNKSD